In a genomic window of Styela clava chromosome 11, kaStyClav1.hap1.2, whole genome shotgun sequence:
- the LOC120347815 gene encoding CKLF-like MARVEL transmembrane domain-containing protein 8 — protein MDVGAAAAAATTPRPTFNVTFFASPAGWFKIAEIILGLLVFALLAPNGYYRQIPGLEFVMFVAVFVWILTIVLTVIYMFSLHSTVISGAPWDVIEFAFNVFCTLLYFIGAIVEAAFVGSYSVWVASTVFAWFLLIVYGCHTLYAYRVWKGELACLGGSNAGNDVNT, from the exons ATGGATGTGGGAGCGGCTGCTGCGGCTGCAACAACGCCTAGGCCTACTTTCAATGTGACGTTTTTTGCAAGTCCAGCTGGATGGTTTAAAATAGCAGAAATAATACTCGGCCTTCTGGTGTTCGCGCTTCTTGCACCCAATGGCTATTACAGACAAATTCCTGGACTTGAGTTTGTTATGTTCGTTGCTGTTTTCGTGTGGATTTTAACAAT AGTCCTCACTGTTATTTACATGTTTTCTCTTCATTCCACTGTTATATCTGGCGCACCATGGGATGTCATTGAATTCGCATTCAATGTATTTTGCACTCTCTTATATTTCATTGGAGCAATCGTAGAAGCCGCATTCGTTGGATCGTATTCGGTTTGGGTGGCATCAACTGTTTTTGCTTGGTTTCTTCTCATTGTTTATGGATGTCATACTCTCTATGCTTATCGGGTTTGGAAAGGTGAACTGGCATGCTTGGGTGGTAGTAATGCAGGAAATGACGTCAACACATGA